The following coding sequences are from one Pseudonocardia sp. EC080619-01 window:
- a CDS encoding ABC transporter permease yields the protein MLPFLLRRLASGVVVLAAVLCLTFLLLFFSTDDVAANILGEQATPDQIVAKNAELGLDRPLLERLVDWWAAALTGDFGASWFNGQTVVAALATRLPVTLTLVLLSIVLIGVIATALGMTAAVRRGRADRAVQIGAAIGDALPSFLIGLLLVGLFVVTLPWFPAVSTIAPGAGIGPWVVSLTLPMTALLINGVAASAQQVRGAVLTQLSRDHVRTLRSRGLPEREILVRHVLRSAAPAGLTVLSLQFIGMLSAVVVMEQVFALPGVGTLAVQATTTGDLPLVMGVVAYTTVIVVVVNLLVDLANGWLNPKVRVA from the coding sequence GTGCTGCCCTTCCTGCTCCGCAGGCTGGCGTCGGGCGTGGTCGTGCTCGCCGCCGTCCTCTGCCTGACGTTCCTGCTGCTGTTCTTCTCCACCGACGACGTCGCCGCGAACATCCTCGGCGAGCAGGCGACACCTGACCAGATCGTCGCCAAGAACGCCGAGCTCGGCCTCGACCGACCGCTCCTCGAACGTCTCGTGGACTGGTGGGCGGCCGCCCTGACCGGTGACTTCGGCGCCTCCTGGTTCAACGGCCAGACGGTCGTCGCCGCGCTCGCGACCCGGCTCCCGGTCACCCTGACCCTGGTCCTGCTCTCCATCGTCCTGATCGGGGTCATCGCGACCGCCCTGGGCATGACCGCGGCCGTGCGCCGGGGCCGCGCCGACCGCGCCGTGCAGATCGGCGCCGCGATCGGTGACGCCCTGCCCAGCTTCCTCATCGGCCTGCTGCTCGTCGGCCTGTTCGTGGTGACGCTGCCCTGGTTCCCGGCGGTGAGCACGATCGCGCCCGGCGCCGGCATCGGACCGTGGGTGGTGTCGCTGACCCTGCCGATGACCGCCCTGCTCATCAACGGCGTGGCCGCGTCGGCCCAGCAGGTGCGCGGTGCGGTGCTCACCCAGCTGTCCCGCGACCACGTCCGCACGTTGCGCAGCCGCGGGCTGCCCGAGCGGGAGATCCTCGTCCGGCACGTGCTGCGCAGCGCCGCCCCGGCCGGCCTGACCGTCCTGAGCCTGCAGTTCATCGGCATGCTCAGCGCCGTCGTCGTGATGGAGCAGGTGTTCGCGCTGCCCGGGGTCGGGACGCTCGCCGTGCAGGCCACCACGACGGGGGACCTGCCACTGGTCATGGGGGTCGTCGCCTACACGACGGTGATCGTCGTCGTGGTCAACCTGCTCGTCGACCTGGCCAACGGCTGGCTCAACCCGAAGGTGCGTGTCGCATGA
- a CDS encoding sugar phosphate isomerase/epimerase gives MWTLSGFADEISSDLDEQVALLGKLGMSHLEFRSAWGTNVLDLDAGALSRAKGIVDDAGLAVSSIGSPIGKIHVEEDFTAHLDRARHALDVAHHFGAPYVRVFSFFVSPGDDPDRHRDEVLRRMRALADLAEQREVILVHENEKEIYGDVPRRCADILASVASPNLRAAWDAANFVQVGVRPFTEAYAAVRPYLEYVQIKDALLADGEVRPAGRGDGEMVETLRALRSDGFDGFFSLEPHLSQAHSLGGFSGPELFIEAWEAFTGLLGAEGIEYR, from the coding sequence ATGTGGACACTCTCGGGCTTCGCCGACGAGATCTCCTCCGACCTCGACGAACAGGTGGCGCTACTCGGCAAGCTCGGCATGTCCCACCTGGAGTTCCGCAGCGCTTGGGGTACGAACGTGCTCGACCTGGACGCCGGCGCGCTGTCCCGGGCGAAGGGGATCGTCGACGACGCCGGACTCGCCGTGTCGAGCATCGGCTCCCCGATCGGCAAGATCCACGTCGAGGAGGACTTCACCGCGCACCTCGACCGGGCCCGGCACGCCCTCGACGTCGCCCATCACTTCGGCGCCCCCTACGTCAGGGTCTTCTCCTTCTTCGTCAGCCCTGGTGACGACCCGGACCGCCACCGCGACGAGGTGCTGCGCCGGATGCGGGCCCTGGCCGATCTGGCCGAGCAGCGCGAGGTGATCCTCGTGCACGAGAACGAGAAGGAGATCTACGGCGACGTCCCGCGCCGCTGCGCCGACATCCTCGCCTCCGTCGCGTCGCCGAACCTGCGCGCCGCGTGGGACGCCGCCAACTTCGTCCAGGTGGGCGTGCGGCCCTTCACCGAGGCCTACGCCGCCGTCCGCCCCTACCTGGAGTACGTCCAGATCAAGGACGCGCTGCTGGCCGACGGCGAGGTCCGCCCCGCCGGTCGCGGCGACGGCGAGATGGTCGAGACCCTGCGCGCGCTCCGCTCGGACGGCTTCGACGGCTTCTTCTCCCTGGAACCGCACCTGTCGCAGGCCCACAGCCTCGGCGGATTCTCCGGACCCGAGCTGTTCATCGAGGCCTGGGAGGCGTTCACCGGGCTGCTCGGCGCCGAGGGCATCGAGTACCGGTGA
- a CDS encoding Gfo/Idh/MocA family protein, with the protein MNAVTTAAVIGCGDVAPVHLDAIAREAGIELVAVCDTDPVARAATAERHGVPGHADHRTLLARARPDVVHVCTPHDQHVPVALDALDAGVHVLLEKPLAHTVDEAERLVAAAGRGRARVGVCFQNRYNATAQAAHEMLRSGELGAVLGTVATVMWTRTPDYYRAKPWRGRWATAGGGLLINQAIHTIDLVQWLAGDVVEVSGSASTRLYGDLIEVEDTAEMLLSHDGGARSVVVGSLANVVHAPVTIDVTAERGSLSIRGDLTVTRADGTVHTVPERRAALNGRSYWGVSHEHLIRDFYARLGDDEPFWIGPREAMKSLRILTDVYARSGIGRIRHTATG; encoded by the coding sequence GTGAACGCGGTGACCACGGCGGCCGTCATCGGCTGCGGCGACGTCGCGCCGGTGCACCTCGACGCCATCGCCCGGGAGGCGGGCATCGAGCTGGTGGCGGTCTGCGACACCGATCCCGTCGCCCGCGCGGCGACCGCCGAGCGCCACGGCGTCCCGGGCCACGCCGACCACCGCACGCTGCTCGCCCGCGCTCGCCCGGACGTGGTGCACGTCTGTACACCGCACGACCAGCACGTCCCGGTCGCCCTCGACGCACTCGACGCCGGGGTGCACGTACTCCTCGAGAAGCCGCTCGCGCACACCGTCGACGAGGCCGAGCGTCTCGTCGCGGCCGCCGGGCGCGGTCGTGCCCGGGTGGGGGTGTGCTTCCAGAACCGCTACAACGCCACCGCGCAGGCCGCGCACGAGATGCTGCGCTCCGGGGAGCTGGGCGCGGTGCTCGGCACCGTCGCGACGGTCATGTGGACCCGCACCCCGGACTACTACCGTGCCAAGCCGTGGCGCGGGCGGTGGGCCACCGCGGGCGGCGGGCTGCTCATCAACCAGGCGATCCACACCATCGACCTGGTGCAGTGGCTCGCCGGGGACGTCGTCGAGGTGTCCGGCAGCGCCTCGACCCGGCTCTACGGCGACCTCATCGAGGTCGAGGACACCGCCGAGATGCTGCTCTCGCACGACGGCGGGGCCCGCAGCGTCGTCGTCGGCTCCCTCGCGAACGTCGTCCACGCACCGGTCACCATCGACGTCACCGCCGAGCGGGGCAGCCTGTCGATCCGCGGCGACCTCACCGTGACCCGGGCCGACGGCACGGTGCACACCGTGCCGGAACGACGGGCCGCGCTGAACGGACGCTCCTACTGGGGGGTGTCCCACGAGCACCTGATCCGGGACTTCTACGCCCGGCTGGGCGACGACGAGCCGTTCTGGATCGGCCCCCGCGAGGCGATGAAATCGCTGCGCATCCTCACCGACGTCTACGCCCGGAGCGGCATCGGCCGGATCCGGCACACCGCCACCGGCTGA
- a CDS encoding formylglycine-generating enzyme family protein, translating to MSGGCCVPGPRDTSVAPAPPGGSGARDVPETAVEVPGGSFLMGTDSAEGYGTDGEGPARRVEVGPYLIDTVAVTNARFAEFVAATSYVTETERIGWSFVFVGFLPAALRRTSPRPQQTPWWAGVTGATWSAPEGPGSTVGDRADHPVVHLSHADARAYAAWVGGRLPSEAEWEYAARGGLEGARYPWGDELTPAGEHRCNIWQGDFPVRNTAEDGYRATAPVTAFAPNGYGLHNTAGNVWEWCADHFGPRSGDARVMRGGSYLCHESYCNRYRVAARTANTPDSAAGHLGLRVAWDVACPAEGAPGS from the coding sequence ATGAGCGGTGGTTGCTGCGTTCCCGGCCCGCGGGACACCTCCGTGGCGCCCGCGCCGCCGGGGGGCTCCGGTGCGCGCGACGTCCCCGAGACCGCGGTCGAGGTCCCGGGTGGGTCGTTCCTGATGGGCACCGACTCCGCCGAGGGCTACGGCACCGACGGCGAGGGGCCCGCCCGGCGGGTCGAGGTCGGCCCGTACCTGATCGACACGGTGGCCGTGACCAACGCCCGGTTCGCCGAGTTCGTCGCCGCCACCTCCTACGTGACGGAGACCGAGCGGATCGGCTGGTCGTTCGTGTTCGTGGGGTTCCTGCCCGCGGCACTGCGCCGGACCAGCCCGCGCCCGCAGCAGACCCCCTGGTGGGCCGGGGTGACGGGCGCGACCTGGTCTGCGCCGGAGGGCCCCGGCAGCACCGTCGGCGACCGGGCCGACCACCCGGTCGTCCACCTGTCGCACGCCGACGCCCGCGCCTACGCCGCGTGGGTCGGCGGGCGGCTGCCCAGCGAGGCGGAGTGGGAGTACGCCGCGCGTGGCGGCCTGGAGGGCGCGCGCTACCCGTGGGGCGACGAGCTCACCCCGGCGGGCGAGCACCGGTGCAACATCTGGCAGGGCGACTTCCCGGTCCGCAACACCGCCGAGGACGGCTACCGGGCCACTGCGCCCGTGACGGCGTTCGCCCCGAACGGCTACGGCCTCCACAACACGGCCGGGAACGTCTGGGAATGGTGCGCCGACCACTTCGGGCCGCGCAGCGGGGACGCGCGGGTGATGCGCGGTGGCTCGTACCTGTGCCACGAGTCCTACTGCAACCGCTACCGGGTCGCCGCCCGCACCGCGAACACCCCGGACAGCGCCGCCGGTCACCTCGGGCTGCGGGTCGCCTGGGACGTCGCGTGCCCTGCGGAGGGGGCTCCGGGCAGCTGA
- a CDS encoding sugar phosphate isomerase/epimerase: protein MPTIGVQMMMLKNHVEDVGPHEVLRRLSESGFSAVEVSQIAMTPENVAEMVRARDELGIDFGALSAGMGGGPNESLLDDFDKIVADTKALGASRLRIGMMPYPAMASHEALLEFCGRAEKVSARLADEGITLYYHNHHVEFARRGGSTLLDVIRAEAPTMRLEIDVHWVQRGGRDPVRTLQQYAGLVDLVHLKDYRIGELDPSAFDALADGDRAGFMRSFTDVVQFAEVGEGNLDWAEIIDQSLDSGAEYLFIEQDQQYGRDPYDCLRTSRENLVALGYGHLI, encoded by the coding sequence ATGCCCACGATCGGCGTCCAGATGATGATGCTCAAGAACCACGTCGAGGACGTCGGGCCCCACGAGGTCCTGCGCCGGCTCTCGGAGTCCGGCTTCTCCGCGGTCGAGGTCTCCCAGATCGCGATGACCCCGGAGAACGTGGCCGAGATGGTCCGCGCCCGTGACGAGCTCGGCATCGACTTCGGGGCGCTGTCCGCCGGCATGGGCGGCGGCCCGAACGAGTCCCTCCTGGACGACTTCGACAAGATCGTCGCGGACACGAAGGCCCTGGGCGCCTCGCGGCTGCGCATCGGCATGATGCCGTACCCGGCGATGGCCTCGCACGAGGCGCTGCTGGAGTTCTGCGGCCGGGCCGAGAAGGTGTCCGCGCGGCTCGCCGACGAGGGGATCACCCTCTACTACCACAACCACCACGTCGAGTTCGCCAGGCGCGGAGGCAGCACGCTGCTCGACGTCATCCGCGCCGAGGCGCCGACGATGCGGCTCGAGATCGACGTGCACTGGGTGCAGCGCGGTGGCCGCGACCCGGTCCGCACGCTGCAGCAGTACGCCGGCCTGGTGGACCTGGTCCACCTCAAGGACTACCGCATCGGCGAGCTGGACCCGTCGGCGTTCGACGCCCTGGCCGACGGCGACCGGGCCGGGTTCATGCGCTCCTTCACCGACGTGGTGCAGTTCGCCGAGGTCGGCGAGGGCAACCTCGACTGGGCCGAGATCATCGACCAGTCGCTGGACTCGGGTGCCGAGTACCTGTTCATCGAGCAGGACCAGCAGTACGGCCGCGACCCCTACGATTGCCTCCGGACCTCCCGCGAGAACCTCGTCGCGCTGGGCTACGGGCACCTGATCTGA
- a CDS encoding ABC transporter substrate-binding protein: MLAAAGCAGIGTPASPAGVLNIGQVQDVATWDTGQGHNGHRLVAFQTAYDTLIRREPDGTLVPMLATAWGYTDDTQTTLALTIREGVTFSDGEALDAEAVRASLEHFRTANGPQAVQTADVAEVRVTGPYRVEIELAQPNPALEFYLSQAAGMIASPAALGDPALDRTPVGSGPYVMDEARSVTGDRYVFRARDGYWDPSLQQWDEVVLKVLAEPTARINALVAGQVDGTQLLPRNTTQAENAGREIVNRDVNWAGLMLFDRDGAVAPELADVRVRQAINLAFDRQVAVDGLLGGYGTPTSHVFGEASTAFDPALDDYYGYDPQRARELLAEAGHPDGFTLSMPFSANTNDAIPFVVQPLADIGITVRAASVPGQAAQSEIGSARWPAAYFPIFQGPTWMAVEQMLVPQTLYNPFRSEDPRLDGILDRLRVAGPDAVDEAREMARYVTEQAWFAPWARMGNTYAFDGGKVRVEPQIGQVVPSIYNFHPAG; this comes from the coding sequence ATGCTGGCGGCAGCCGGGTGTGCCGGAATCGGGACCCCGGCCTCGCCGGCCGGTGTCCTGAACATCGGCCAGGTCCAGGACGTCGCGACCTGGGACACCGGGCAGGGCCACAACGGGCACCGCCTGGTCGCGTTCCAGACCGCCTACGACACCCTGATCCGGCGCGAGCCGGACGGGACGCTCGTGCCGATGCTCGCCACCGCGTGGGGCTACACCGACGACACGCAGACGACACTCGCGCTGACCATCCGCGAGGGCGTCACCTTCAGCGACGGCGAGGCGCTCGACGCCGAGGCGGTGCGGGCGAGCCTGGAGCACTTCCGGACCGCCAACGGACCGCAGGCCGTCCAGACGGCCGACGTCGCCGAGGTGCGCGTCACCGGGCCGTACCGGGTCGAGATCGAGCTCGCGCAGCCGAACCCGGCGCTCGAGTTCTACCTCAGCCAGGCCGCGGGCATGATCGCGAGCCCCGCCGCGCTCGGGGACCCCGCCCTCGACCGCACCCCGGTCGGGTCCGGCCCCTACGTCATGGACGAGGCCCGCTCGGTGACCGGTGACCGGTACGTGTTCCGCGCCCGGGACGGCTACTGGGACCCCTCGCTGCAGCAGTGGGACGAGGTCGTGCTCAAGGTGCTCGCCGAGCCGACGGCGCGGATCAACGCGCTCGTCGCCGGGCAGGTCGACGGGACGCAGCTGCTGCCCCGCAACACCACCCAGGCCGAGAACGCCGGCCGCGAGATCGTGAACCGGGACGTCAACTGGGCCGGGCTGATGCTGTTCGACCGCGACGGCGCGGTCGCCCCGGAGCTGGCCGACGTCCGCGTGCGTCAGGCGATCAACCTCGCCTTCGACCGGCAGGTCGCCGTCGACGGTCTGCTCGGCGGGTACGGCACCCCGACCAGCCACGTCTTCGGTGAGGCCAGCACGGCCTTCGACCCCGCGCTCGACGACTACTACGGCTACGACCCGCAGCGTGCGCGCGAGCTGCTGGCCGAGGCCGGCCACCCCGACGGCTTCACCCTGAGCATGCCGTTCAGCGCCAACACCAACGACGCCATCCCGTTCGTCGTACAGCCGCTCGCCGACATCGGCATCACCGTGCGCGCCGCGAGCGTGCCCGGCCAGGCGGCGCAGTCGGAGATCGGCAGCGCGCGCTGGCCCGCCGCCTACTTCCCGATCTTCCAGGGGCCGACGTGGATGGCGGTGGAGCAGATGCTGGTGCCGCAGACGCTGTACAACCCGTTCCGCTCCGAGGACCCCCGCCTCGACGGGATCCTCGACCGTCTGCGCGTGGCCGGGCCCGACGCCGTCGACGAGGCGCGGGAGATGGCCCGCTACGTCACCGAGCAGGCCTGGTTCGCCCCGTGGGCCCGGATGGGCAACACCTACGCGTTCGACGGCGGGAAGGTCCGCGTCGAACCGCAGATCGGCCAGGTCGTCCCCTCCATCTACAACTTCCACCCGGCCGGCTGA